AGAAGGATTCGTCGCCGTCGAGCAGGTGCTTGGTGATGATCGACCGCGGGGTCATCCCGCGCAGCTGGTTGAGCTCGGCGAGGGGCGCCCGGAAGTCCTCGAACTCGGGCCCCAGGTCGTCCTTGAGCTGATCGGTCGCGCCGGAGGCGTACTCGCGCACCTGACGCAGGGACTTCATCGTCCAGGTGACGGCACCGGGTAGTCGTTCCGGTCCGAGGATGACGAGACCGGCGATCAGAAGTACGAGGAGCTCTCCCCAACCGACGCTGCTGAACACGGCTTCAGGCTACTCCGGGGTCTCGCCGCGACGATCAGGCGTCGGTGGCCGGCGTGACGGTGGTGTTGAACGTCCGACCGTCCCGCCAGTAGGTCATCGGGACGCTCTTGCCCGGCGTGGCCGTGCGTTCGGCGACGGTGAGCTCGTCGGCGCCGTCGATCGGGCGTCCGTCGAAGGCGGTGACGACGTCACCCTCCCGTAGTCCGGCGCGCTGCGCCGGGGACCCGTCGACGACGTTGCGGACCTGGGCGCCGAGCACCCGGTCGTTGCGCACCGAGCTGGTGTTGACGCCGATCTGGGCGTGCACGGCGCGACCGTCGCGGATCAGTTCCTCGGCGACCCCGCGGACCTCGTTGATCGGGATCGCGAAACCGAGACCGATGGACCCGCCACCGGGTACGAGGCCGGCGGTGTTGATTCCGACGACCTTGGCGTCGTCGTCGACGAGGGGCCCGCCGGAGTTGCCGGGGTTGATCGCGGCGTCGGTCTGGATGCCGTCGATGACGGCATTGGTGTCGGAGGTGTCGTCGGGTCGCAGCGGGACGGCGCGGTGGGTGGCGCTGACGATCCCGCTGGTGACCGTGCGGTCGAGACCCAGCGGCGATCCGAAGGCGATGACCTCCTGGCCGATGGCCAGATCGTCGGAGTTCCCGAGGGCGGCGGTGGTGAGGTTGTCGATGTTGTCGACCTTGATGACCGCGAGGTCGGTGCGGATGTCACGTCCGACGATGCGGGCGGGTACCCGCTGTCGGTCGAAGAACGTGACCTCGAGCTTCGCCTTCTGCGTCGCGGCGAGCGAGATCACGTGGTTGTTGGTGACGATGTAGCCGTTCTTGTCCAGCACGACCCCGGACCCGGTGCCGACGGCGCTCGAGGTGCTGACGGTGATGGCGACGACGGCCTTCTCGACCGCCGAGGCGACACGGGCGACCTGCCCCCGGTTCCCGCCGGGGGTGGAGTCGCTCTCGCCGAGGGAGACCGAATCGGAGTTCAGCGGCGGTGTGACCTCGGCGGTGACGCGGCCGAGCAGGCCACCGATGCCGCCGATGAGCACCGCGATGACGGCGAGCAGGGCGAGCGCACGCCAGCTGACGATGCGGTCGAAGAGCAGTTCACGCGCGCCGAGCTTGCGTCCCGGCACCGTCGGCACCGGTTCGGTCGGGCGGTCGACGGCGGGGCGGTCCATGGCAGCGATGCTGGCCGGGTCGCGCCACGGGTCGGCGGCCGCGGGAGTCTGCTCTGTCTCACCGAACCGGGAGTCCGGATCGCGCTGCAGCGAGTCGACGTCGTCGGATGGTCGGGCGAAGGCCTCGCGCAGCACCGGGTCGGGGTCGGCCACCACTGGCTGGCGCGGACCGGTGCGGACGTGGTCGGACCCCGCGAACGAGCCGGCGACACCGTCGGGCCGCCCGAACACGGCGACGGTCTGCGGCGAGACCGGCGAGTGCCGCGGACGGCGGGGCGCCGGCCGGGACCCACCCTCGGACGGGCCGCTCGGACCCTCGGGGCCGGGGTCCGACGGCGTGGGGCCACCGGACTGCTGATCAGAGGTCAACGATTACGCCACCGGCTCGGACGGTGGACGGGGAAGCCGGGGGCCGACAGCGGTCCGCGCGGGACCCGACGCTCGTCGTTGCGCTCGGCCTCGCGCCGCGCCATGGCGCTGCGCAGATCGATCTCGCGGGTCGGGATCTGGTTGAGCTGGCCCAGCAGGTCGACGGGCATGGTCACGTCGGCGCACGAGCGCAGTGCGCTGCGGGCGGAGGTCTGGGCCTCGACCTCGCCGGCGCACTCGGTGCAGGCCGCGATGTGGCGAGCGGCCCGGAGGTAGGCGTTCATCCGGAGTTCGCCGTCGACGTACGCGGCGATCGCCTCGGTGGCGAGGTGGTCGGTCGATGCGAACGAGCGACCCCCGTCGGATCCGGGAGCACGGTAGGACGCGTTCGGTGAGAACGACGAGTTCGCAGGAGTCCAGCGATTTCGGTCGGCCATCTCGATCACCCCTCTTCGCGGTTCGGCCCGGATGGGACGGCCCGCGACTCGCGGACCATCGACCACGATAGCGAACCCACATCCGGCGTGTCGGGCATCCACCCGCCCGACCTCGACATCAACGAACCGGACGCCCGCAGGGTTCCCGGGGGTGCGCGGCTACAGCGCGGGGGTGGCCACCGAACGACTGCTGGTGTGCCCGTTCGAGGCGAGGTGGTCCCGGATGGCCTGACGACCGCGGTGGATGCGACTGCGCACGGTCCCGAGCTTCACGCCCAGCGTGGTGGCGATCTCCTCGTAGGACAGACCCTCGATGTCGCACAGCACGACCGCTGCGCGGAACTCGGGGGCCAGCGCGTCGAGCGCCTGCTGCAGGTCGGGGTCGAGGTTGGCCTCGACGTAGACCCGTTCCGGGTCGGGGGCGGTGCCGGGAACCCGCTCGTAGTCCTCGGGCAGCGCCTCCATACGGATCTTCGCGCGACGTCGGACCATGTCGAGGAACAGGTTGGTCGTGATGCGGTGCAGCCATCCCTCGAACGTGCCCGCGCGGTAGTTCGACAGCGAGCGGAAAACCCGGATGAAAGTCTCCTGGGTGAGGTCCTCGGCGTCGTGCTGGTTGCCGGACAGGCGGTAGGCCAGCCGGTACACGCGGTCGGCGTGCTCACGGACCAGTTCGTCCCAGGACGGCATGAGGGCGCCGTCGCCGGTCTCGTCGAAGCGCGCGGTTCCTCCCACGACGATGACGTCGGCGTCGACGCTGAGCTGGGGAGATTCGGTCATCTGCGCGGCTCCACTTTCCTCTGGGTGAGATGTGGGGATCAATGCTGGCAACCCGACCCCCTGGGGGTTTGTTCCCGGACCACCACATCTGCTGTTGGTGATGACTCTGGTACATCGGCGTGTGCAAGCAGTGTGAGTGAGCTGAGGTTTCCCTGAGAGTCGCATTCTCTTGTCGGCGGGCACGGGGGATAGCCTCGTCGTTGTGTCCGACACCACCGGTGAGACCCCACCCGATCCCCACTCGTTGCGCGCCTACGCCGAGTCGGCGATCGCCGAGGACGACGCGTTGATCGCCGCCCGCGAACGCGCCCACGAGCTCGGCGCGCCGGCCATCTCCCCCGCCGTCGGCGCGACGCTGTGCCTGCTCGCCCGGCTCGTCGACGCACGGTCGGTCGTCGAGATCGGTACGGGCGCAGGCGTCAGCGGTCTGTGGCTGCTCGGCGGGATGCGGGCCGACGGCGTGCTCACCACCATCGACCCGGAGTCCGAACACCAGCGTGCCGCCAAGGTGGGTTTTGCCGCCGCCGGTGTCGCGGCCTCACGAACACGTCTGATCAACGGCCGCGCCGCCGAGGTGCTCCCCCGTCTCGCCGACGCCTCCTACGATCTCGTCTTCGTCGACGGGGCCGTCATCGACCAACCACGGTACGTCCGAGAGGGTCTGCGGCTGTTGCGGTCCGGTGGCGTCCTGCTGGTGCACAACGCCACCGCCGACGGTCGGATCGCCGACCCGTCGGCCACCGACCCCGACACCGTCGCGGCACGCGAGGCCGCCCTGCTCATCTCCGAGAACGATGCACTGTTGCCGGTGGTGATCCCGCTCGGACGGGGACTGCTCGCCGCCACCCGCGCCGAGCGACCCACCCCCGAGGACTGACGCACCGGGACGAGAACCGGCGCGGCTCCATCACGGTGTCGCCGGGGCCAGCTCGGTGAGATCGGGGTACTTCGGGGCCATGTTGTCGCCGCGGGACCGGCCGCGGAGCCGGCGGCCGATCCACGGTGCCGCCGCCTGAGCGGCCCACTGGCGGTTGTCTTTTCGCCGCTGCGCCGCGGTCATCGTCTCGGGCGGGCCGAACTCCACCGGCACGAGATCATGGTCGATGCCCAGCGACTCCAACACCCGGATCGCCATCTGATGATGACCCGCCGACGACAGATGCATGCGGTCGAACTCCCACATCCGTCGGTCGGAGAACTCGCGCATGCGCCAGAAGTCGACCAGCTCGACGCCGCGCCGTTCGACGACCTCGCGCAGCAGCTCGTTGTAGATCGCGAACCGGCCGCGCATCGCCGCGAAGAGCGGTCGGCCGCCGGTGTCGAAGGCGGTGAAGGTGAAGACCCGGGCGCCGGTGTCGACCAGGGCGCCCAACGCGTCGTCGTACCGGGCGATGATGGCGTCGATGTCGACCGACGGGCGCAGCAGATCGTTTGCCCCCGCACACATCCCGATGAGGTCGGGGCCCATCGCGGCCGCGGGGGCGAGTTGATCGTCGATGACCGGACCGAGCAACTTACCGCGGATCGCGAGGTTCGCGTATCGGGTGGGGGCCGCACCGGTCTCGACGGACCGGCGCGCGAGCACCTCGGCCATCCGATCCGCCCAGCCGCGAACCCCGTTGGGGCAGCGTGGTTCCGGGTCACCGACCCCCTCGGGGAACGAGTCGCCGATCACGACGAACCGGCTCACCGCCGGGTCGGTGTCAGACATCGGTGGAGAAACGCACCCCGCCGTCGGGGATGGTCACACCGGGCCAGACCCGGGCGCCGCGCAGCAGTTCACAGCGCGCGCCGATGTCGGCGCCGTCACCGATGACGCCGTCACGCACGAGGGCGCGGGGGCCGATCCGGGCACCGAAGCCGATGATGCTGCGCTCGACCACCGCGCCTGCCTCGATCACGGCACCGTCGAACACCACGGCCCCGTCGAGACGCGCCCGCGCACCGATCTCCGCGCCGCGACCGACGACCGTGCCACCGATCAGGACCGCACCAGGGGCGATACCCGCTCCCTCGTGCACGAGGGACTCACCGCGCTGACCCGTCAGCGCGGGCGACGGGGCGATGCCACGCACCAGGTCGGCCGAACCCTGCACGAAGTCCTCGGGGGTACCCATGTCGCGCCAGTACCCCGCGTCGACGTGGGCGTGCACGTGGCGGCCGTGGGCCAACAGGTTCGGGAACACCTCGCGCTCGACCGACACCGGCCGGCCGGCGTCGATCTCCTCGATGACCGACCGCTTGAAGACATAGCAGCCCGCGTTGATCTGATCGGTCGGCGGATCCTGCGTCTTCTCCAGGAAGGCGGTCACGCGACCGTCGTCGTCGGTGGGGACGCACCCGAACGCGCGGGGGTCACCGACCCGTACGAGGTGGATGGTGACGTCGGCGCCGGAGGTGTGGTGTGTGTCCAGCACCGCCCGGACGTCGGTGCCGCCGAGGACGTCTCCGTTGAACACCAGGATCGTGTCCGCGGTCAGCTCGCCCAACACGTTGCGGATCGCACCGCCGGTGCCCATGGGCTCGGTCTCGGTGACGTAGCGGATCTGCATCCCGAGTTTGGAGCCGTCACCGAAGTGGTCCTCGAACACCTCCGCCTTGAACGAGGTGCCGAGCACGACGTCGGTGATGCCCGCGGCCTCGATGCGCGACAGCAGATGCGTCAGGAAGGGCACACCCGCGGTCGGGAGCATGGGCTTGGGGGCCGACAGGGTGAGCGGACGCAGCCGAGTTCCTTTGCCTCCCACCAGGATCACTGCTTGAACGGCGGGTGCGCCTGCCGATTTGTCGGCAGCGCTGTCGAACTCTGACACTCAGGCCTCCCTCGGAGGTGTCGATGGTGGACTCACGATAGGCGAATCCGACCGGCTGGTCGTCGCTCGTCGGGCCGATGCCACGGCCATTCGTGACCGAACCCACAACCCGGCACGCAGACCCGCTCGCAGCGGGGCCCAGCGCGCTCCCGGATGCCGGTCGGCCTGGAAGCGGTACGCGCTCTCGTGGTGTGCGGGCAGCATCAGTTCGGGGTGTTCACCGGCGACGTGGCCCTTGCGGTGGATGACCTCGGCGCTGGGCGCGAACACGTTGAGCCACCCCGAACGCGCGAGGCGGTCACCGAGGTCGACGTCCTCCATGTACATGAAGTAGCGGGAGTCGAAGCCGTTGATCGACTCGAAGGCCGCGCGGCGCAACAGCAGACACGAACCGGAGAGCCAACCGACGGTGCGTTCGGCGATCGCCTCGTCGTCCTGCCGGTAGCCCGCGGTCCACGGGTTGGACTTCCACACCCGGCCCAACAGGGCGTGCCCGGTGCCCGACACGAGGTCGGGGACGCGGCGCGCCGACGGGTAGACGGTGCCGTCGGGTTCACGGATGAGCGGTCCGACAGCGCCCGCACGCGGCCAGCGGCGGGCCACGGCGAGCATCTCGTCGACCGAACCGGGCACCCACTCGACGTCGGGGTTGGCGACGATCACGAACTCCGTGGACGAGTCGGTCGCGGCGACCGCGCGATTGGAGGCGCCGCCGTAGCCGATGTTGGCGCCGGTGCGCAGCAGGGTGAGGTTGTCGAAGTCGCGCTCGGCGGCCTCGGGGGCACCGTCGGTCGATCCGTTGTCGGCGATTACCACCTCGTACTCGACCGTGGTCGCCGCGGAGAGGCTGCGCAGGAAGTTGGAGAGGTGGTCGCCGGAGGAATAGGTCACCGTCACCACGGCCAACTCAGCTGTCACGGGGCAAGGGTAACGAACGGGCGTGCAGCGCCATGTCGAGGGCGGGGCGCCACTCCCGCAGCGGCCGCAACCCCGCATCGGCCCACGACACACCGGACAACACCGAATAGGCCGGACGTGGTGCCGGACGCGGGAACTCGGCGGTGGTGACCGGTCGGACCCGCTCGGGGTCGGCCCCGACACCGGCGAACACCGCCTGAGCGAGGTCGAACCAGCTGCACCGCCCCGCGTTCGTCGCGTGCACCACCGCACCCTCGACCCGGGACATGTGCTCGGGCGGCGTCTGAGCGAGCTGCACGAGCGCGGCGGCGAGATCGACCGCGTAGGTCGGCGACCCGATCTGGTCGTCGACCACCCCGATCGTGTCGCGCTCGGTCTCCAGCCGCCGCATCGTGGAGACGAAGTCCGAGCCCCCCACGGCGCCGGTGTACACCCAGGCGGTCCGCACGATCGTCGTCCGCGGGTCGGCCGACCGGGCCGCGCGCTCACCCGCCAGTTTCGTCCGCCCGTAGACGGTCGCCGGTATCGCGTCCGGATCCAGGTCGGCCGGTTCGAACGGTCGGTCCCTGGTCGGGGCACCGGAGAACACGTAATCGGTGGAGAGGTGGATCAGCCATGCTCCCGCGGCCGCGGTCGCCCCCGCCAGGGCGGCGGGACCTGCGACGTTGATCGCCTCGGCGGCGGCGACATCGCTCTCCGCGGCGTCCACGGCGGTGTAGGCGGCACAGTTCACGACCACGTCCTGCGGCCCGAGATCGGCGAGTACCCGCGTCACCGCATCGGCGTCGGAGATGTCGAGGTCCGTGCGACCGAGTCCGATCGCACCGGGCGCGGCGGTGAGCAGGCGGCCGACCTGGCCCCCGGCGCCGGTGACGATCAACCGGCTCGATCCCGTCGAATTCGTCACACCGGTCACCTCCTGGTCAGACATCGCCGTGAGCATATTGGACCCCGCCCCCCGGCGTTGCGCTCCCCGATCAACCCCACCAGCCCCAGTAGCGTGGGACCTCGGGGAACAGTCAGTACATCTCTGCCATCACAGAAGTCGAAAGGGTCACGTGCACCAGCCACCCGACGATCGGCGTGCGCGTCGTGCCGTACCCCGGGATCCCGACGACCGGCGTCGCACCCGAGCGTCGAGCGGTACGACCGGAGCCGGTGCCCGTCGGGCGTCGCCGCCGCGGCCCACCGCGACCCCCGACGCCACCGCACCGCCGAGACACCGGACCCCGCGCGAGGCGACACCCCCGACCGTCGGGCCTGCTCGCACCGGTGCGCTGACCCTGTCGGGCAACCTCGGCCGGGTCGCAGTCGCGCTGCTGTCGGTGGTCGTCCTGGTGATCACGGGGTTCGCGTGGAGCAGCATCACCTCCCTGCAGAACGGGGTGACCCGCCTGGGGGGTCTGGCCCTCGGCGACGGCACGGACGGTGCCGTCGACATCCTCATGGTCGGTACCGATTCCCGGGTCGACGCGCAGGGCAAGCCGCTGTCGGCCTCGGAGGCCGCCCAGTTGCACGCCGGCGACGAGGTCGCCACCAACACCGACACCATCCTGCTGATCCGGATCCCCAACGACGGGTCCTCGGCGACGGCCATCTCGATCCCCCGCGACTCCTACGTCGACGTCCCCGGGATCGGCATGAGCAAGATCAACGCCGCCTATGGCGCCACGAAAGAAACCAAGCGGGCCGCGCTCGTCGAGGCGGGCACCGATCCCGCCGAGGCCGAGAAGGAGGCGACGGTGGCCGGCCGCAAGGCGCTCATCCAGACCGTCGCGCAACTGACCGGCGTCCAGGTCGACCGGTACGCCGAAGTCGGGCTGGTCGGCTTCGTGCTGCTGACCAACGCGGTCGACGGTGTGGACGTCTGCCTGCGCAACCCGGTGAACGAACCCCTGTCCGGTGCGCGTTTCCGGGCCGGGCGACAGACCCTCGACGGCGCCAAGGCCCTGAGCTTCGTCCGACAGCGCCATGATCTCCCCCGCGGTGACCTCGACCGCATCGTGCGTCAGCAGGTGTTCATGGCCTCGCTCGCACAGAAGGTCCTCTCCGCCGGGACGTTGACCGACCCGGGCAAGCTGAGTGCGCTCGAGGACGCGGTGTCGCGATCGATCGTGATCGACGACAACTGGGACATCCTCAAGTTCGTCGAACAGCTCAAGGACCTCACGGGCGGCAAGGTCAAGTTCGCGACCATCCCGGTCACCGACGAGCAGGGGTGGAGCGAGGACGGCGAGCAGTCGGTCGTCACCGTCGACCCCGCCGCCGTGCACCGGTTCACCGCAGCCCTGCTGACGACGAAGAAGAAGGGCGCCCTGGTCCGCGACGAGTACACCGTGGACGTGACCAACGCGGGGACGGTGGACGGGCTCGCCACGAACGTCTCGGGCATCGTCGCCGCCAAGGGCTACACCCGCGGCACCACCGACACCAAGGGCACCGCCGACGCCGACAGCTACATCGCGACGTCGGAGAACAACGCCGGCGCAACCGATCTCGCCAAGCAGATGGGTGGCCTGCCGGTCCGGGTCGACGGATCGGTCCCGTCGGGACACCTGCGGCTCGTGCTCACCGATTCCTACACCGGCCCGGGGTCGATCAGTGACACCGGCGCGCAGGGGCAGGACGGGGCCGTGGCGGCGACACCCGCCGCGGCGACCACCCCGCCGCCGATCACCGCCGCCGGTTCCGGACCGCAATGCGTCAACTGAGGAAAGCGTCGTACCGATGACCCCGACCACCCACGCCACGGTCACCGACGCGGTCTTCGCCCACGCGATGGCGCACGACCCCGCAGGTCCGTTGATCACCTTCTACGACGACGCGAGCGGTGAGCGCACCGAGCTGTCCACCATCACCACGGCGAACTGGGCGGCCAAGACAGCCAACATGATCCGCGACGAGTTCGGGCTCGCCCCGGGCGATCTCCTGGCCGTCGACCTGCCCGCACACTGGCAGACGTTCGCCATCCTGCTCGGCGCGTGGTGGGCCGGATGCGAGGTCGTCATCGGTCCGTCCGACGGCGCGGCGGGCGCGTTCTGCTCCCTCGACCGCCTCGAGGCCAACGACCACGGCGGGGAGGTCGCGGTGGCACCACTCGACCCGTTCGCCATGGCCGTCCCCGGGCTGCCGATCGGGGTGACCGACTTCGGGTCCGCGGTTCGGGTGCACGGCGACCAGTTCGCCCCCATCGTGGCGGGTCCGCTCGCGCTCGCAGGCCGCAGCACCGCCGAGACCATCACCGCCGCGCTCGACTTCGCCGCCACCGCAGACATCGGTCCCGGGGCGCGCATCGTGTCCACCCGGCACTGGGACACCGCGGAGCGCATCGTCGCCAACCTGCTGTCGGTCACGATCGCCGGTGGGAGCCTGGTGCAGATCGCCAACCCCGACGTCTCCCGGCTCATCGATCGGGCGGCAAGCGAAAAGGCCACCGCGTCACTGTCGTGATCGCGATGGCCTCGTCGTGTGGAGTGCGGTGTCAGCGCAGCAGTGCGCGCGACATCACCACGCGCTGGATCTGGTTGGTGCCCTCGTAGATCTGGGTGATCTTGGCGTCACGCATCATCCGCTCGACCGGGAAGTCGCGGGTGTAGCCCGCGCCGCCGAAGAGCTGCACCGCATCGGTGGTGACCTTCATCGCGACGTCGGAGGCGAAACACTTCGAGGCCGACGAGATGAAGCCGAGGTTCTTCTCACCGCGTTCGGCCCGCGCCGCCGAGGTGTAGACCATCAGCCGGGCCGCCTCGATGTTCATCGCCATGTCGGCGATCATGAACTCGACGCCCTGGAACTGCGAGATCGTCTTGCCGAACTGCTTGCGGTCCTTGATGTACTCGATGGTCTTGTCTAGCGCGCCCTGCGCGATACCGACGGCCTGGGCGCCGATCGTGGGGCGGGTGTGGTCGAGTGTCTGCAGGGCGGTCTTGAAACCGGTCCCGGGCTCGCCGATCATGCGATCGGCCGGGATCTCACAGTTCTCGAAGTACAACTCCGCCGTCGGCGACCCCTTGATGCCGAGCTTGCGCTCGTAGCCGCCGGTCGAGAAACCGGGATCGTCCTTGTGGACCATGAACGCCGAGATGCCGTTGGCCCCCTTGTCGGGGTCGGTCACCGCCATGACGGTGTACCAGGTCGACTTGCCGCCGTTGGTGATCCACGCCTTCGCGCCGTTGAGCACCCAGCCGTCGGCGGTCTGCTTGGCGCGCGTGCGCATCGCGGCCGCATCCGAACCGGCCTCCCGCTCGGACAGTCCGTAGGAGGCCAGCGCCCCACCGGTCGCGAGGTCGGGCAGAACCTGCTTCTTGAGTTCGTCGGAGCCGTTGAGGATCAGGCCCATCGTGCCGAGCTTGTTGACCGCGGGGATCAGCGACGCCGATGCGTCGGCGCGCGCGACCTCCTCGATGACGATGCATGCGGCGACCGAGTCCGCGCCCTGACCCTCGAACTCCTCGGGGACGTGGATCGCGTTGAAACCCGACGCGTTCAGGGCGTCGAGCGCCTCCTGCGGGAACCGCGAGTTCTCGTCGACGTCGGCCGCGTACGGCTCGATCTCCTTCTCCGTGAGCGCGCGGATGGCCTCACGGAGCGCGTCGTGTTCCTCGGGCAGTGCAAACAGGTCGAAATCCGGGTTACCCGACATCGGCGAAACTCCTAGAGAACTGTGGTGGACCGGTGGTTATGTGCTCTTCATGCTAGCGCCGGAAATCGGAAATAGTTACTCGCGGGTAACCCAGATCATGTGGTCTGGGTCGGTGTCGGATGCAAGGCTGACGGGATGACCTCCCACGAAGGACGACACCGGTGAGCAACGACACATTGGCCGATTTCGAACGAACCGAGTTCAGCGCACACGGCCGCACGGCACCGGTCTACCGCCTCGGCAGCGGCCCCGCGGTCGTCGTCATCTCCGAGATGCCCGGCATCACCCCGAAGGTGGCCGACTTCGCGCGGACGGTGGCGGGCATCGGATGCACGGCGGTGATGCCCCATCTGTTCGGCGCCGACGGCAAGGACCCGATGGACGCCCGGATCCCCGCACTCGGCGCGATGGCGACCATCACCCGCGCGATCGTCCCCGCCTGCATCAGTCGCGAGTTCACCGTCCTGGCCACCGGCAAGTCGTCGCCGGTGGTGACGTGGCTGCGAGCGCTGGCCGCGCAGGAGCACGAACGGTGCGGCGGACCCGGCGTCGGTGCGATCGGGATGTGTTTCACCGGCGGTTTCGCCCTCGCCATGGCCGCCGACGACCGCTTGATCGCGCCGGTGTTGTCGCAACCGTCGTTGCCGTTCGCGATGTCGGGTCGGCGCGCCCGCTCGATCGACATCGACCCCGCCGACCTCGAGAAGGTCAGAGGGCGGTGCGCTGCCGGTGATCTCACCGTGCTCGGGCTCCGCTTCCAGGGCGACCGCATGTGCCCGTCGGCGCGGTTCGGGTGGTTGCGCGAACAGCTGGGCGACGCGTTCACCGCCGTCGAGCTCCCGGACTCCTCGGCGAACCCGGATGCGATGGGACCGCCGCACTCGGTGGTGACCGAGGGTCTGATCGACGAGCCCGGCCAGCCGACCCGCGCGGCGCTGGACGAGGTGCTCGACCTGTTCCGCAGGCGGTTGCTCACCCCCGCCTGACCTCACTCCCCGTGTTGGGCCGTCGTTTCCGCGTGTTGGGCCGTCGTGCCTCCTTGCTGGGCCGTTGTTTTCCCGTGTTGGGCCGTCGTTGCGCCGTGAACCGTTTCGGCGACGCGTGCGTCCAACAACCCATGCCATCTCCGGACCCTGATCTCCCGAACACCCCGCGAATCATCCGCTCGAACGCGGAATCGAGCGACGTGCGACGCGACCTGCACCGACTCCACCGCGGCATCTACACGCCGCTGGTGTCGGAGCTGTCGGTGACGGACCGCATCCGCGCGGCGGCCATGCGAGCCGGCGAGGGGGCGGTGGTGGCCGGACTCAGCGCGGCCATCCTGCACGGCACGACATTCGTCGACGAGGACCACGACGTGGAACTCATCCGCGGCCTTGGTGGCCAGGGACGGACACGCGGATCGGTCCGTGTCGTCCGCACCGACCAGCTCGAACCGGGCGACGTCGAGACGGTCGACGGAATTCGCGTCACGTCACCGGTGCGGACGGCCTACGACCTCGGTCGGCGCCGCCCGGACTGGTTGGCACTGGCGCGGCTGGACGATCTCGTGCGGGCAACGCAGCTGAGTCTGACCGAGCTGTGGTCGTACACCCGCGCGCACCCGCGAACCCACGGAGTCCCGCAGATGCGCGAACTCATCCAACACATCGACCCCGCTGCGGAATCACCGGGAGAGAGTTGGCTGCGACTGGTCATGGTCCGCAACCATCTACCGCGACCGGACTCGCAGATCGTGCTCA
This window of the Williamsia phyllosphaerae genome carries:
- a CDS encoding LCP family protein, whose amino-acid sequence is MHQPPDDRRARRAVPRDPDDRRRTRASSGTTGAGARRASPPRPTATPDATAPPRHRTPREATPPTVGPARTGALTLSGNLGRVAVALLSVVVLVITGFAWSSITSLQNGVTRLGGLALGDGTDGAVDILMVGTDSRVDAQGKPLSASEAAQLHAGDEVATNTDTILLIRIPNDGSSATAISIPRDSYVDVPGIGMSKINAAYGATKETKRAALVEAGTDPAEAEKEATVAGRKALIQTVAQLTGVQVDRYAEVGLVGFVLLTNAVDGVDVCLRNPVNEPLSGARFRAGRQTLDGAKALSFVRQRHDLPRGDLDRIVRQQVFMASLAQKVLSAGTLTDPGKLSALEDAVSRSIVIDDNWDILKFVEQLKDLTGGKVKFATIPVTDEQGWSEDGEQSVVTVDPAAVHRFTAALLTTKKKGALVRDEYTVDVTNAGTVDGLATNVSGIVAAKGYTRGTTDTKGTADADSYIATSENNAGATDLAKQMGGLPVRVDGSVPSGHLRLVLTDSYTGPGSISDTGAQGQDGAVAATPAAATTPPPITAAGSGPQCVN
- a CDS encoding dienelactone hydrolase family protein codes for the protein MSNDTLADFERTEFSAHGRTAPVYRLGSGPAVVVISEMPGITPKVADFARTVAGIGCTAVMPHLFGADGKDPMDARIPALGAMATITRAIVPACISREFTVLATGKSSPVVTWLRALAAQEHERCGGPGVGAIGMCFTGGFALAMAADDRLIAPVLSQPSLPFAMSGRRARSIDIDPADLEKVRGRCAAGDLTVLGLRFQGDRMCPSARFGWLREQLGDAFTAVELPDSSANPDAMGPPHSVVTEGLIDEPGQPTRAALDEVLDLFRRRLLTPA
- a CDS encoding TIGR03089 family protein, with amino-acid sequence MTPTTHATVTDAVFAHAMAHDPAGPLITFYDDASGERTELSTITTANWAAKTANMIRDEFGLAPGDLLAVDLPAHWQTFAILLGAWWAGCEVVIGPSDGAAGAFCSLDRLEANDHGGEVAVAPLDPFAMAVPGLPIGVTDFGSAVRVHGDQFAPIVAGPLALAGRSTAETITAALDFAATADIGPGARIVSTRHWDTAERIVANLLSVTIAGGSLVQIANPDVSRLIDRAASEKATASLS
- a CDS encoding acyl-CoA dehydrogenase — encoded protein: MSGNPDFDLFALPEEHDALREAIRALTEKEIEPYAADVDENSRFPQEALDALNASGFNAIHVPEEFEGQGADSVAACIVIEEVARADASASLIPAVNKLGTMGLILNGSDELKKQVLPDLATGGALASYGLSEREAGSDAAAMRTRAKQTADGWVLNGAKAWITNGGKSTWYTVMAVTDPDKGANGISAFMVHKDDPGFSTGGYERKLGIKGSPTAELYFENCEIPADRMIGEPGTGFKTALQTLDHTRPTIGAQAVGIAQGALDKTIEYIKDRKQFGKTISQFQGVEFMIADMAMNIEAARLMVYTSAARAERGEKNLGFISSASKCFASDVAMKVTTDAVQLFGGAGYTRDFPVERMMRDAKITQIYEGTNQIQRVVMSRALLR